One window of Stenotrophomonas indicatrix genomic DNA carries:
- a CDS encoding DUF6766 family protein, whose amino-acid sequence MWRRNGLSLVLLALMLLFLGGQIAAGLQVYNDELQRHGSTSVDLWHYLVSGHFISATFENWESEFLQMGMYVLLTVSLRQRGSAESRPLDPAQEQERVDEGPVPWPVRRGGIWETLYGHSLAIAFTIMFLLSFALHAIGSWRSECVEKRLEGLPPPGFLDHLSSSTFWFESMQNWQSEFLAVLSLVILTIFLRQKDSPQSKAVQAPHSQTGD is encoded by the coding sequence ATGTGGAGAAGAAATGGTCTTTCGCTGGTTCTGCTGGCACTGATGTTGCTGTTTCTGGGAGGGCAGATCGCAGCGGGCCTGCAGGTCTACAACGATGAGCTGCAGCGGCATGGCAGCACCTCGGTGGACCTGTGGCATTACCTTGTCAGTGGCCACTTCATCAGTGCCACCTTCGAGAACTGGGAGAGCGAGTTCCTGCAGATGGGCATGTACGTGCTGTTGACGGTTTCGTTACGGCAACGCGGCTCGGCAGAATCGAGGCCGCTGGATCCGGCGCAGGAACAGGAACGGGTGGATGAGGGACCTGTCCCTTGGCCCGTGCGCCGGGGCGGGATCTGGGAGACCTTGTACGGCCACTCACTGGCGATTGCCTTCACGATCATGTTCCTGCTGAGTTTTGCCTTGCATGCCATCGGCAGTTGGCGTTCGGAGTGTGTCGAGAAACGGCTGGAGGGCTTGCCACCCCCGGGATTCCTTGACCATCTGTCCAGCAGTACGTTCTGGTTCGAATCGATGCAGAACTGGCAAAGCGAATTCCTCGCCGTGCTGTCACTGGTCATCCTCACCATCTTCCTTCGCCAGAAGGACTCTCCCCAGTCGAAAGCGGTCCAGGCACCTCACTCGCAGACCGGGGATTGA